One segment of bacterium DNA contains the following:
- the ubiE gene encoding bifunctional demethylmenaquinone methyltransferase/2-methoxy-6-polyprenyl-1,4-benzoquinol methylase UbiE produces the protein MNDKEKYVRSLFSSIAPTYDLLNTILSFNQDKRWRKRVVREADIQPASYVLDVCTGTGKLAYAFSTQSPAKLIIGLDFCYEMLAIAKKATQCQQIPNSEPRNRVSFIQADALEIPFQDNTFDCVTIAFGLRNISDLAKLFNEIRRVTKPGGKIVALELTRPKNRVIYLFYYVYLHWYLPTLGRVISKDKTAYSYLAKTIQEFYDHKQVSQILIDSGWNKVRYRSVTAGITTIYLGVK, from the coding sequence ATGAATGATAAAGAGAAATATGTTCGCAGTTTATTTTCATCGATTGCGCCTACCTATGATTTACTGAATACTATTTTGAGTTTCAATCAGGATAAACGATGGCGGAAACGAGTCGTTCGCGAAGCTGATATTCAGCCAGCAAGTTATGTCCTTGATGTATGCACGGGAACCGGGAAACTGGCGTATGCTTTTTCAACGCAATCCCCAGCGAAGTTAATTATCGGACTCGATTTTTGTTACGAGATGTTAGCCATCGCTAAAAAAGCAACACAATGCCAACAAATTCCAAACTCCGAACCCCGAAATAGGGTTAGTTTTATTCAGGCGGATGCACTCGAAATTCCGTTTCAGGATAATACGTTCGATTGTGTCACGATCGCTTTTGGATTAAGGAATATATCAGATTTAGCGAAATTATTTAACGAAATTCGGCGGGTAACTAAACCTGGTGGGAAAATAGTTGCATTAGAATTAACCCGCCCGAAAAACCGGGTTATTTATCTTTTTTATTACGTTTATTTACATTGGTATCTTCCTACTCTTGGTAGAGTAATTTCGAAAGATAAAACCGCTTATTCGTATTTAGCGAAAACAATTCAAGAATTCTACGACCACAAACAGGTTAGCCAGATACTTATTGATTCCGGTTGGAATAAGGTCAGGTATCGTTCAGTTACAGCGGGGATAACGACTATTTACCTAGGTGTTAAATAA
- the mqnC gene encoding dehypoxanthine futalosine cyclase, translating to MNVDSILEKAYQGERLNQEEGCLLYTADLISLGKIADIRRKQFHPKDIVTFIIDRNITFTNVCYCQCNFCAFYVTPNSDEAFVLSNEEVLAKIEELVQLGGTQVMLQGGLHPELSLDYYTRLLHDIKSHYPQIYLHSLSVPEIYHLAKKTGLSIKQVLLELQSAGLDSLPGAAEILVDRVRQIISPHKISTQQWLECMETAHSIGMETTATMTFGIIETLEERIEHMLRIRELQDKTGGFRAFIPWTFSPHRTKLSHIAMAGGIDYLKTVAIARIMLDNVKNIHAGWVTEGTKLAQVTLSFGANDFGGILMEEKVVDATGVRYKTSVDELVHLIRNAGKIPAQRNSKYEILRYF from the coding sequence ATGAATGTTGATTCTATTTTAGAAAAAGCGTATCAAGGTGAACGGTTGAATCAAGAAGAGGGTTGCTTATTATATACAGCAGATTTAATTTCGCTTGGTAAAATCGCTGATATCCGACGTAAACAGTTTCATCCGAAAGATATTGTCACCTTTATTATCGACCGGAATATAACGTTTACTAACGTCTGCTATTGCCAATGTAATTTCTGTGCGTTCTATGTAACTCCGAATAGTGACGAAGCGTTTGTTTTAAGCAACGAAGAAGTGCTAGCGAAAATTGAAGAATTAGTTCAACTTGGTGGAACGCAAGTGATGCTGCAGGGAGGACTCCATCCGGAATTATCTCTCGATTATTATACGAGACTATTACACGATATCAAATCGCATTATCCGCAGATATATTTACATTCGTTATCCGTTCCGGAAATATATCATCTAGCTAAAAAAACTGGATTGTCTATAAAACAGGTGCTACTCGAACTTCAATCCGCAGGATTAGATTCGTTACCCGGAGCAGCGGAAATTTTAGTTGACCGAGTTCGCCAGATTATCAGTCCGCATAAAATATCTACCCAACAATGGCTGGAATGTATGGAAACAGCGCATAGTATTGGTATGGAGACGACTGCAACGATGACATTCGGTATCATTGAAACATTAGAAGAACGGATTGAACATATGCTCCGCATTCGCGAATTGCAGGATAAAACCGGTGGATTCCGCGCATTTATCCCTTGGACATTTTCTCCGCATCGGACGAAATTGTCGCATATAGCGATGGCAGGAGGTATCGATTATCTTAAAACCGTTGCTATTGCTCGGATTATGTTGGATAACGTTAAAAACATTCATGCAGGGTGGGTGACTGAAGGAACGAAACTTGCGCAGGTAACGTTATCTTTCGGAGCGAATGATTTCGGCGGTATCCTGATGGAAGAGAAAGTGGTAGATGCAACCGGCGTGCGATATAAAACTTCTGTCGATGAGTTGGTTCACTTAATCAGAAATGCTGGGAAAATCCCAGCGCAACGAAATAGCAAATACGAGATACTGAGATACTTCTAA
- a CDS encoding menaquinone biosynthesis protein — protein MKPKVGRLVYVNSLPVYYGIESGIIPFNADLVTGIPAELNQWLAEGKLDLSPISAIEYAWHQEDYLLIPHLCLNSVELVKSVMLISKIPIEQLDRRKIALSSASATSQVLLKIILSLDFNLQPEYLVMQPNLKDMLSNSDAALLIGDDTLAEPFPDSLYQYDLGKLWQEYCGYPVVFVVWAVRKEFAERNMQQVNEITRALKESLGYGLSHLVQVAEVAERTIPNSATDMHDYYTRLGYDLNEQMIKALLFYYEQAAKLNLCPECKELKFIDN, from the coding sequence ATGAAACCAAAAGTAGGTAGATTGGTTTATGTAAATTCGTTGCCCGTATATTATGGTATTGAGTCGGGGATAATTCCATTCAATGCGGATTTGGTTACCGGCATTCCGGCAGAATTGAATCAATGGTTAGCGGAGGGTAAGCTTGATCTAAGTCCGATATCAGCGATTGAATATGCTTGGCATCAGGAGGATTATCTCTTAATTCCGCATTTATGCCTTAATTCAGTTGAATTGGTTAAAAGCGTGATGTTAATTAGTAAAATACCGATTGAACAACTCGATAGAAGAAAAATCGCATTAAGCAGTGCGAGTGCAACTTCACAAGTTTTATTAAAAATCATTTTATCGCTGGATTTCAATCTGCAACCAGAATATCTGGTGATGCAACCGAATCTCAAAGATATGTTGTCTAACTCCGATGCTGCGTTATTAATCGGAGACGATACGTTAGCTGAACCTTTTCCCGATAGTCTTTATCAATATGATTTAGGTAAACTCTGGCAGGAATACTGTGGGTATCCGGTAGTATTCGTCGTCTGGGCGGTTAGAAAAGAATTTGCAGAACGAAATATGCAGCAGGTAAATGAAATAACGCGCGCTTTAAAAGAATCACTAGGATATGGTTTATCGCATCTGGTGCAAGTAGCAGAAGTTGCAGAACGAACTATACCGAATTCTGCTACTGATATGCATGACTATTATACTCGACTAGGATATGATTTGAATGAACAGATGATCAAGGCATTGTTGTTCTATTATGAACAAGCAGCGAAGTTAAATCTTTGTCCTGAATGCAAAGAACTGAAGTTTATCGATAATTGA